GGCCATATGCTGGTAGAGCTTCCAGCGGTAGGCGTTTTCGGCCCTGGCCCGCTCCAGAAGCCGGGCCGCCTCTTCGGGGTGGGCCCGCTGGAGGATGCGGTAGCGGTTCTCGCCGTAGATGTAGTCCTCCAGGGGCAGGGAGGGTTCCTTGTTGTCGAGGGTGAGGGGGTTCTTGCCCTCTTCTCGCCTCCTCGGGTCGTAGCGCATCGTGATCCAGTGGCCCGAGGCGACGGCCTTTTTCTGCTGTTCCAGGCCGTTTTTCAGTTCGATGCCGTGGGCGATGCAGTGGGCGTAGGCGATGATGATCGACGGGCCGTCGTAGGATTCGGCCTCTCGGAAGGCCTTGACGACCTGGGCGTCGCTGGCGCCCAGGGCCACGCGCGCCACGTAGACGTTGCCGTAGGCCATGGCCATGAGGGCCAGGTCCTTTTTCATGGCCGGCTTGCCACCGGCGGCGAATTTCGCCACCGCTCCCATCGGCGTCGATTTCGACATCTGACCGCCCGTGTTCGAGTAGACTTCCGTGTCCAGGACGAGGACGTTGACGTTTCTGCCCGAGGCCAGGACGTGGTCCAGGCCGCCGTAGCCGATGTCGTAGGCCCAGCCGTCTCCTCCGAGGATCCAGACGTTTTTGCGGACCAGGACGTCGGCAAGGCTCAGGAGGTCTTTGGCCTTGGCCTCTTCCCTCCCGGCCAG
The DNA window shown above is from Aminithiophilus ramosus and carries:
- a CDS encoding thiamine pyrophosphate-dependent enzyme, which produces MVQFSGSTIQISPEDCTGCSLCVQNCPARSKKEEGKKAINMVPQPPLRESEKANWTYFLSLPDMDRGQLNLGTVKDIQLLRPLFEFSGACAGCGETPYVKLLSQLFGDRALIANATGCSSIYGGNLPTTPWTSDGEGRGPSWSNSLFEDNAEFGMGMRLALDKQLQYALELLEGQKEIVGQSLVADLVGADQSDEKGIAAQRERVARLKANLAGREEAKAKDLLSLADVLVRKNVWILGGDGWAYDIGYGGLDHVLASGRNVNVLVLDTEVYSNTGGQMSKSTPMGAVAKFAAGGKPAMKKDLALMAMAYGNVYVARVALGASDAQVVKAFREAESYDGPSIIIAYAHCIAHGIELKNGLEQQKKAVASGHWITMRYDPRRREEGKNPLTLDNKEPSLPLEDYIYGENRYRILQRAHPEEAARLLERARAENAYRWKLYQHMAAMAD